From one Pseudomonadota bacterium genomic stretch:
- a CDS encoding PqiC family protein: MARRECTMRILAAAAALALLCGCGAVPDKHFYAIVNGAEAQAQAAAGPACARTAVVTPVEIAVPYDDDRIVFRTGDYEVKYFNYDFWVSRPQEMFQQLLAQKLERARLFEAVDPQIASARTHLTVLATIDAIELVATGELIEARLAMTLRLRDPSADTSVWEHSFDTRRPVANDDRDVDVEETVRTLNAIYGDEAANVVQSLRAVLPSYAGCSAQP; this comes from the coding sequence ATGGCGCGACGCGAATGCACAATGAGGATCCTCGCCGCGGCGGCCGCCCTCGCCCTCCTCTGCGGGTGCGGCGCGGTCCCGGACAAGCACTTCTACGCGATCGTCAACGGGGCCGAGGCGCAGGCCCAGGCCGCGGCCGGCCCCGCGTGCGCCCGAACGGCCGTCGTGACGCCCGTGGAGATCGCGGTCCCGTACGACGACGACCGGATCGTGTTCCGCACCGGCGACTACGAGGTCAAGTACTTCAACTACGACTTCTGGGTCAGCCGGCCGCAGGAGATGTTCCAGCAGCTGCTCGCGCAGAAGCTCGAGCGGGCCCGGCTCTTCGAGGCCGTGGACCCGCAGATCGCGAGCGCCCGCACCCACCTGACCGTGCTCGCCACGATCGACGCGATCGAGCTCGTCGCGACCGGCGAGCTCATCGAGGCGCGGCTCGCGATGACGCTGCGGCTGCGCGATCCGAGCGCCGACACCTCCGTCTGGGAGCACTCCTTCGACACGCGTCGGCCGGTCGCGAACGACGATCGCGATGTCGACGTCGAGGAGACGGTCCGCACGCTGAACGCGATCTACGGCGACGAGGCCGCCAACGTCGTCCAGTCGCTCCGGGCGGTGCTGCCGTCCTACGCGGGCTGCAGCGCGCAGCCCTGA
- a CDS encoding MlaD family protein translates to MISRAEKIRLGVFLIVAGALAVGAFVVLAGFRLTEKSDRYTVRFIESVSGLEVGAQVKYNGVRVGQITDIRIDAKNIDSVVTVLELREGTPVKKDTTAVMVSMGITGLKFVELTGGTKKADLLPVGSEIKAGQSFMGSLEGKAQDIAVKMEIALNKINAVLTDENIRGVREIIANVATLSGDLSMLVQENDTKVTALIENAEAASADLKEGLASANRSAERLEEVMTEAQPEVRKILTNAADATESFKRVASSLSRVDKILADINVTLDSFNEQVKAAEIGKISKGAQETVAEAEAAIKGVRQLVEASRGDIYASARSLRRTMQNLEELTADLKKQPSLIINSKAPKERDPKKDK, encoded by the coding sequence ATGATCTCGAGAGCGGAGAAGATCAGGCTCGGGGTGTTCCTCATCGTCGCGGGCGCGCTCGCGGTCGGCGCGTTCGTCGTGCTCGCCGGGTTCCGCCTCACCGAAAAGAGCGACCGCTACACCGTCCGCTTCATCGAGTCGGTGAGCGGCCTCGAGGTCGGCGCGCAGGTGAAGTACAACGGCGTGCGCGTGGGCCAGATCACGGACATCCGCATCGACGCGAAGAATATCGACAGCGTCGTGACGGTGCTCGAACTCCGCGAGGGGACGCCCGTCAAGAAGGACACCACGGCGGTGATGGTCTCGATGGGGATCACGGGGCTCAAGTTCGTCGAGCTGACCGGCGGCACGAAGAAGGCGGATCTCCTCCCGGTCGGCTCCGAAATCAAGGCCGGCCAGTCGTTCATGGGCTCGCTCGAGGGCAAGGCCCAGGACATCGCGGTGAAGATGGAGATCGCGCTCAACAAGATCAACGCGGTGCTCACGGACGAGAACATCCGCGGTGTCCGGGAGATCATCGCCAACGTCGCGACGCTCTCCGGCGATCTCTCGATGCTCGTGCAGGAGAACGACACGAAGGTCACCGCGCTCATCGAGAACGCGGAGGCCGCGAGCGCGGATCTCAAGGAGGGGCTCGCCTCGGCGAACCGCAGCGCGGAGAGGCTCGAGGAGGTGATGACCGAGGCGCAGCCCGAGGTGCGCAAGATCCTGACCAACGCCGCCGACGCGACGGAGAGCTTCAAGCGCGTGGCGTCGAGCCTCTCGCGGGTCGACAAGATCCTCGCGGACATCAACGTCACGCTCGACAGCTTCAACGAGCAGGTGAAGGCGGCCGAGATCGGGAAGATCTCCAAGGGCGCGCAGGAGACCGTGGCCGAGGCGGAGGCCGCGATCAAGGGCGTCCGCCAGCTCGTGGAGGCGTCGCGCGGGGACATCTACGCCTCGGCGCGCTCGCTGCGCAGGACCATGCAGAACCTCGAGGAGCTGACCGCGGACCTGAAGAAGCAGCCGTCGCTGATCATCAACTCCAAGGCGCCCAAGGAGCGCGATCCGAAGAAGGACAAGTGA
- a CDS encoding ATP-binding cassette domain-containing protein produces the protein MTEAARRIPMVEVRGLVAVYGAETVLDGVDLTAEQGLITVILGGSGCGKSTLLRHALGLMRPAAGEVRLFGRPLGAMGEAELKAIRARIGVLFQGGALFSSMTVGENVAMAIRETSAVPEPVIGQIVRMKLAQVGMEDAITKYPEELSGGMRKRAALARAIAIDPEILFCDEPSAGLDPIVAAGLDELLLHLKALYGITMVVVTHDLDSVRKIADKVVMLHEGTVLARGTLAEVEASDHPIVRDYFARIPSIGRGGARSLRSIMEGVDR, from the coding sequence TTGACGGAAGCCGCGCGCCGAATCCCGATGGTCGAGGTCCGCGGCCTCGTCGCGGTCTACGGGGCGGAGACCGTGCTCGACGGCGTGGACCTCACGGCGGAGCAGGGGCTGATCACGGTGATCCTCGGCGGCTCGGGCTGCGGCAAGAGCACGCTCCTGCGCCACGCGCTCGGGCTCATGCGGCCCGCGGCGGGCGAGGTGCGCCTGTTCGGGCGGCCGCTCGGCGCGATGGGCGAGGCCGAGCTGAAGGCGATCCGCGCGCGGATCGGCGTCCTGTTCCAGGGCGGGGCGCTCTTCTCCTCGATGACCGTCGGCGAGAACGTGGCGATGGCGATCCGCGAGACGTCCGCCGTCCCCGAGCCGGTGATCGGGCAGATCGTCCGCATGAAGCTCGCGCAGGTCGGCATGGAGGACGCGATCACGAAGTACCCGGAGGAGCTCTCGGGCGGCATGCGGAAGCGCGCGGCGCTGGCCCGCGCGATCGCGATCGATCCCGAGATCCTGTTCTGCGACGAGCCGTCCGCCGGGCTCGACCCGATCGTCGCCGCCGGCCTCGACGAGCTCCTGCTCCACCTCAAGGCGCTCTACGGCATCACGATGGTCGTGGTCACGCACGATCTCGACAGCGTGCGAAAAATCGCGGACAAGGTCGTTATGCTCCACGAGGGGACCGTCCTCGCTCGCGGGACGCTCGCCGAGGTGGAGGCGAGCGATCACCCGATCGTGCGGGACTACTTCGCGCGGATCCCGTCGATCGGGCGCGGGGGCGCGCGGTCGCTCCGGTCGATCATGGAAGGCGTGGACCGATGA
- a CDS encoding MlaE family lipid ABC transporter permease subunit: MNDIHIEMIAGPGATRVRLQGALTRRTVAEAFSGLRPVLGRGAAIEIDMSGVDEIDSAGVALLGHCASQRGGSAGRVSLHAIPEPVASRLDMTGWSVDGPIALYAKPKARLAESVGGAAIDALSDVHYFLFLMSELFYHAAVSPFCKHKMRLGLFVEQMSRIGAGSAPIVLLVSLLVGLTTALQSAYQLRTFGANIYIADLVSISMLRELGPLMAAILVAGRCGAAITAEIGTMRVNEEIDALQLIGVNPIEYLGVPRVYAALITQPLLGVLAALVGIAGGFVIALTVLGINATAYFNETLTAVFTEDLVFNVVKSAVFGWIIVAVGLFYGFKVSGGAEGVGRATTRSVVMSIFLIIVADCAFSFV; the protein is encoded by the coding sequence ATGAACGACATTCACATCGAAATGATCGCCGGGCCGGGCGCGACGCGCGTCCGGCTCCAGGGGGCCCTGACCCGACGGACGGTTGCCGAGGCATTCTCCGGGCTCCGGCCGGTGCTCGGGCGCGGCGCGGCTATCGAAATCGACATGTCGGGCGTCGACGAGATCGACAGCGCCGGGGTGGCGCTCCTCGGGCACTGCGCGAGCCAGCGCGGGGGCTCCGCGGGTCGGGTGAGCCTGCACGCGATCCCGGAGCCGGTCGCGAGCCGCCTCGACATGACCGGCTGGAGCGTCGACGGCCCGATCGCCCTGTACGCGAAGCCGAAGGCGCGGCTCGCGGAATCGGTCGGCGGCGCGGCGATCGACGCCTTGAGCGACGTCCACTACTTCCTCTTCCTGATGAGCGAGCTCTTCTACCACGCGGCCGTGTCGCCGTTTTGCAAGCACAAGATGCGCCTCGGCCTCTTCGTCGAGCAGATGTCGCGCATCGGCGCGGGCAGCGCCCCGATCGTCCTCCTCGTGTCGCTGCTCGTCGGGCTCACCACGGCGCTCCAGTCCGCGTACCAGCTCCGCACGTTCGGCGCGAACATCTACATCGCCGACCTCGTCAGCATCTCGATGCTCCGCGAGCTCGGGCCGCTCATGGCCGCGATCCTCGTGGCCGGGCGCTGCGGCGCCGCGATCACCGCCGAGATCGGGACGATGCGGGTCAACGAGGAGATCGACGCGCTCCAGCTGATCGGCGTCAATCCGATCGAGTACCTGGGCGTGCCGCGCGTATACGCGGCGCTGATCACGCAGCCGCTCCTCGGCGTGCTCGCGGCGCTCGTCGGGATCGCCGGCGGGTTCGTCATCGCTTTGACGGTGCTCGGCATCAACGCCACCGCGTACTTCAACGAGACGCTCACGGCGGTGTTCACCGAAGATCTCGTGTTCAACGTGGTGAAGAGCGCCGTGTTCGGCTGGATCATCGTCGCGGTCGGGCTGTTCTACGGGTTCAAGGTGAGCGGCGGCGCCGAGGGGGTCGGCAGGGCGACGACGCGATCGGTCGTCATGTCGATCTTCCTGATCATCGTCGCGGACTGCGCCTTCAGCTTCGTGTGA
- a CDS encoding sigma 54-interacting transcriptional regulator, protein MENQISRRYTKVRDLGSGAQGSVSLVADRYRGGRLVALKSLSSRGDVEWLKLFKREFEVLAQLRHPRLARVHDFGTTADGRAFFTRDYVPGDDFRERTSGMDVLALLAAAVDVCRALEPLHRCGLVHGDLKPGNVIVGGDGVARLIDFSFVRTNDEGGGGRGTLQYIAPELLEEKSADARADLYSLGAMLFEAASGEPLFEGTAREIVAGHLGDARPAPRPDRIAIRGAVDGAAWRGLAGVISRLVERQPEARYPSIEEVEAALTAIAPAAIAPDPVSEIPALPSAAGREAETRRVREKVLGRLSEPKGRGALYAVEGEVGAGKSAVLADVKWHAQLSGYGTIEAVCSRGGGPVAPIIALAEQIADLQSGDSADAARAEALVAALRSLAAGRAELDTIAVGLGRAAARAAQKRPLLVLVDDLDQAADEAAALLRGLMAGAGSDTPLAVLVACRTGHPWKDRIGRGDGIALPLLDRAAIRGLAAAYFGAVSDEKVDRILAHTGGNPLFVGSLLFDVAKRGGGLERLERLGPPVELGEYWRQRVASLGEGERRAVEAIAVLGGSAAPSTVAQLVGVAEDRVEPLLASLETMRLLNADASGLRLSSGSLAAEVLAAGDPGVIAALHAQAAELETDEARRLLHAALAKDAGAIRRRYAEVAAGLERAGALAAAQELLAAVAAVLTEPPEAALVRLGLGRIALAQGDHATAALHLKALVDEPAPVGMEALALLGKMHGARRELVEAAEALDRALERAACPADTARILAELAQVQFRRGELDLAADAARRGLDLAPRRDPTRAELYGVLGKIAAARGDLGGSAAHCTEAVEAARASGDRRALGLAINMLAWARQQAGDLAAAAEDLATALALYREMGDLRRLMRAEMMAGDLHWWLDRQAEALVHHEEAMRLAAAVGNPVQEIEVRVGLGQALAKVGRFERAALLLVEAREDAARLKQEGLGATATAFLGDVAACRGNTDEALALWSEARAAQERVGKAGVCAELELEMAELELGRGTADGLAAAKRLAAAAAGRAREDRGRNFEGMLALVRGAILVAEGRFDEGMRAWDELGAGLTAHGSRELLWQVHAAAARALLDRGAEMLARQRLRTAERILEQIAAELPSEHRLPYWQDVRRAEIRRLLAVTVPSSAASLARGAAFAAKPDELDPEAAALYRVLECNKRISSETNHDHLLEAILDAAIEMTGAERGFVLTRCGEGLDVGAAREIGRGEPRDPHEQFSRSIAESVCLDGEPVVTVDAAGDERFSEFLSIHALKVKSVACVPVNYRGTSFGVLYLENRLRRGRFGARDLRVLTAFADQVAIAIAHTRLLDEARRREEELAQTTRALEEVCARQAADLKSRKTDLRLVEEKLERVRERLEGRGDYHGLVGAGDAMGRVFAVVERVKDLDLPVVVVGESGTGKDLVARVLHDVGARRNGPFVVLSCGGVPETLVEATLFGHGRGAFSGADAESPGLLAAAASGTLYLDDVGEMTARMQVDLLRVLQEGSFVPLGKSEPVRAQCRFVASSRVPLEALVERGRLRQDLYYRLGVVAIELPPLRERREDIPSLARCIAHREAERLGRPDPGLDASALEALAAHPWPGNVRELEQLLRRALVVDDETGPLTADRLFGGAAPLPQPIVARRGKIAAGAEAAERDRYVEALEASQWNRSLAAQKLGVPRRTFYRRLETLGLLKGK, encoded by the coding sequence TTGGAAAATCAAATCAGTCGTCGATACACGAAGGTTCGCGATCTCGGGTCCGGTGCCCAGGGGTCGGTTTCGCTCGTCGCCGACAGGTACCGCGGCGGGCGCCTCGTCGCCCTGAAGAGCCTGTCCTCCCGCGGGGACGTCGAATGGTTGAAGCTGTTCAAGCGCGAGTTCGAGGTGCTCGCGCAGCTCAGGCACCCGCGCCTCGCCCGGGTCCACGACTTCGGCACGACCGCGGACGGCCGCGCGTTCTTCACGCGGGACTACGTGCCGGGCGACGACTTTCGCGAGCGAACGTCCGGCATGGATGTCCTCGCGCTCCTCGCCGCGGCCGTGGACGTCTGTCGCGCGCTCGAGCCGTTGCACAGGTGCGGCCTCGTGCACGGCGACCTGAAGCCCGGAAACGTGATCGTCGGCGGAGACGGCGTCGCGCGTCTCATCGACTTCTCGTTCGTCCGCACGAACGACGAGGGCGGCGGCGGCCGCGGGACGCTCCAGTACATCGCTCCCGAGCTGCTCGAGGAGAAGAGCGCGGACGCGCGGGCCGACCTGTACTCGCTCGGCGCCATGCTCTTCGAGGCCGCTTCGGGCGAGCCCCTGTTCGAGGGCACGGCGCGCGAGATCGTCGCGGGCCACCTCGGAGACGCGCGGCCGGCGCCGAGGCCGGACCGGATCGCGATCCGCGGCGCCGTCGATGGCGCGGCGTGGCGCGGGCTCGCGGGCGTCATCTCCCGCCTCGTCGAGCGGCAGCCCGAGGCGCGCTACCCGTCGATCGAGGAGGTGGAGGCGGCGCTCACGGCGATCGCGCCCGCGGCGATCGCCCCGGATCCCGTGTCCGAGATCCCGGCGCTGCCGTCGGCCGCAGGGCGCGAGGCCGAGACGCGGCGCGTGCGGGAGAAGGTGCTCGGGCGGCTCTCCGAACCGAAGGGGCGGGGCGCCCTGTACGCCGTGGAAGGCGAGGTGGGCGCCGGCAAGAGCGCCGTGCTCGCGGACGTCAAGTGGCACGCCCAGCTGTCGGGCTACGGCACGATCGAGGCGGTGTGCTCCCGCGGCGGCGGCCCGGTCGCGCCGATCATCGCGCTCGCCGAGCAGATCGCGGATCTCCAGTCGGGCGACTCCGCGGACGCCGCGCGGGCCGAGGCGCTCGTCGCCGCGCTCCGCTCGCTCGCCGCGGGCAGGGCGGAGCTCGACACCATCGCGGTCGGGCTGGGCCGGGCCGCTGCGCGCGCGGCGCAGAAGCGGCCGCTCCTCGTGCTCGTCGACGATCTGGACCAAGCCGCGGACGAGGCGGCGGCGCTCCTGCGCGGGCTCATGGCGGGGGCGGGCTCCGACACGCCGCTCGCGGTCCTCGTCGCGTGCCGCACGGGGCACCCTTGGAAGGATCGGATCGGGCGCGGCGACGGCATCGCGCTCCCGCTGCTCGACCGCGCGGCGATCCGCGGCCTCGCCGCGGCGTACTTCGGCGCGGTGAGCGACGAGAAGGTCGATCGCATCCTGGCGCACACGGGCGGCAACCCCCTGTTCGTCGGGTCGCTCCTCTTTGACGTCGCGAAGCGCGGCGGCGGGCTCGAGCGGCTCGAGCGGCTCGGGCCGCCCGTCGAGCTCGGCGAGTACTGGCGCCAGCGCGTCGCGTCGCTCGGCGAGGGCGAGCGGCGCGCGGTCGAGGCGATCGCCGTGCTCGGGGGCAGCGCCGCGCCGAGCACCGTCGCGCAACTCGTCGGCGTCGCGGAGGATCGCGTCGAGCCGCTCCTCGCGAGCCTCGAGACGATGCGGCTCCTCAACGCGGACGCCAGCGGGCTCCGCCTGAGCTCCGGCTCGCTCGCCGCGGAGGTGCTCGCCGCGGGCGACCCAGGCGTGATCGCGGCGCTCCATGCCCAGGCTGCCGAGCTCGAGACCGACGAGGCGCGCCGCCTCCTGCACGCCGCTCTCGCGAAGGACGCGGGGGCGATCCGCAGGCGCTACGCGGAGGTCGCCGCGGGTCTCGAGCGCGCCGGCGCCCTCGCCGCGGCGCAGGAGCTGCTCGCGGCGGTGGCCGCGGTGCTCACCGAGCCGCCCGAGGCGGCCCTCGTGCGCCTCGGGCTCGGCCGGATCGCGCTCGCCCAGGGAGACCACGCGACCGCCGCGCTCCACCTCAAGGCGCTCGTCGACGAGCCGGCGCCCGTCGGGATGGAGGCGCTCGCGCTCCTCGGGAAGATGCACGGCGCGCGGAGGGAGCTCGTCGAGGCCGCGGAGGCGCTCGATCGGGCGCTCGAGCGGGCCGCCTGTCCGGCGGACACGGCGCGCATCCTCGCGGAGCTCGCGCAGGTCCAGTTCCGCCGCGGGGAGCTCGATCTCGCCGCGGACGCGGCGAGGCGGGGGCTCGACCTCGCGCCGCGCCGCGACCCGACGCGCGCCGAGCTGTACGGCGTGCTCGGGAAGATCGCGGCCGCGCGCGGGGATCTCGGGGGTTCCGCGGCGCACTGCACCGAGGCGGTCGAGGCGGCGCGGGCGAGCGGCGACAGGCGGGCGCTGGGCCTCGCGATCAACATGCTCGCCTGGGCGCGCCAGCAGGCCGGCGATCTCGCCGCCGCAGCCGAGGATCTCGCGACCGCGCTCGCCCTGTACCGCGAGATGGGCGATCTGCGCCGGCTCATGCGTGCCGAGATGATGGCCGGAGATCTCCACTGGTGGCTCGATCGCCAGGCCGAGGCGCTCGTGCACCACGAGGAGGCGATGCGGCTCGCCGCGGCGGTCGGCAACCCCGTGCAGGAGATCGAGGTGCGCGTGGGGCTCGGGCAGGCGCTGGCCAAGGTCGGGCGATTCGAGCGGGCGGCGCTCCTCCTCGTCGAGGCCCGCGAAGACGCCGCGCGGCTGAAACAGGAGGGGCTGGGCGCGACCGCGACGGCGTTCCTGGGAGACGTCGCCGCGTGCCGCGGGAACACGGACGAGGCGCTCGCCCTCTGGTCCGAGGCGCGCGCCGCCCAGGAGCGCGTCGGCAAGGCCGGCGTGTGCGCCGAGCTGGAGCTCGAGATGGCCGAGCTGGAGCTCGGGCGCGGCACCGCCGACGGCCTCGCGGCGGCGAAGCGGCTCGCCGCCGCAGCAGCTGGGCGCGCCCGGGAGGATCGGGGCCGGAACTTCGAGGGGATGCTCGCGCTCGTGCGGGGCGCGATCCTGGTCGCCGAGGGGCGGTTCGACGAGGGGATGCGCGCCTGGGACGAGCTCGGCGCCGGGCTCACGGCGCACGGCTCGCGGGAGCTCCTGTGGCAGGTGCACGCCGCCGCGGCGCGGGCGCTGCTCGATCGCGGCGCGGAGATGCTCGCGCGCCAGAGGCTGCGGACCGCCGAGCGGATCCTCGAGCAGATCGCGGCCGAGCTGCCGTCCGAGCACCGGCTCCCGTACTGGCAGGACGTGCGGCGCGCGGAGATCCGGCGCCTTCTCGCGGTGACCGTGCCGTCGTCGGCCGCCTCGCTCGCGCGGGGCGCCGCCTTCGCCGCCAAGCCGGACGAGCTCGATCCGGAGGCCGCGGCGCTGTACCGCGTGCTCGAGTGCAACAAGCGGATCTCGTCCGAGACGAATCACGATCACCTGCTCGAGGCGATCCTCGACGCCGCGATAGAGATGACCGGCGCTGAGCGCGGCTTCGTCCTCACGCGGTGCGGGGAGGGGCTCGATGTCGGCGCGGCCCGCGAGATCGGCCGCGGCGAGCCCCGCGATCCGCACGAGCAGTTCAGCCGATCGATCGCGGAGTCGGTGTGCCTCGACGGCGAGCCGGTGGTCACCGTGGACGCGGCGGGCGACGAGCGCTTCAGCGAGTTCCTCTCGATCCACGCGCTCAAGGTCAAGTCCGTCGCGTGCGTGCCCGTCAACTACCGCGGGACGTCGTTCGGCGTGCTGTACCTCGAGAACCGGCTGCGCCGCGGGCGGTTCGGCGCCCGGGATCTGCGCGTGCTCACGGCGTTCGCGGACCAGGTCGCGATCGCGATCGCCCACACCCGGCTCCTCGACGAGGCGCGCCGCCGGGAGGAGGAGCTCGCGCAGACGACCCGCGCCCTCGAGGAGGTGTGCGCGCGCCAGGCCGCGGATCTCAAGTCGCGCAAGACCGATCTGCGGCTCGTCGAGGAGAAGCTCGAGCGGGTCCGCGAGAGGCTCGAGGGGCGCGGCGACTACCACGGCCTCGTCGGGGCGGGCGACGCGATGGGCCGCGTCTTCGCCGTGGTGGAGCGCGTGAAGGATCTCGATCTCCCGGTGGTCGTCGTCGGCGAGAGCGGCACGGGCAAGGATCTCGTGGCCCGCGTGCTGCACGACGTCGGCGCGCGGCGGAACGGGCCGTTCGTCGTGCTGTCGTGCGGCGGCGTGCCCGAGACGCTCGTCGAGGCGACGCTGTTCGGCCACGGGCGCGGCGCGTTCTCCGGCGCGGACGCCGAGAGCCCGGGGCTTCTGGCTGCTGCCGCCTCCGGCACGCTCTACCTCGACGACGTCGGCGAGATGACGGCCCGGATGCAGGTCGATCTCCTGCGCGTGCTGCAGGAGGGGAGCTTCGTGCCGCTCGGCAAGTCGGAGCCCGTGCGCGCGCAGTGCCGCTTCGTCGCGTCGTCGCGCGTGCCGCTCGAGGCGCTCGTCGAGCGCGGCCGCCTGCGCCAGGATCTGTACTATCGGCTCGGCGTCGTCGCGATCGAGCTCCCGCCGCTGCGCGAGCGCCGCGAGGACATCCCGTCCCTCGCGCGGTGCATCGCGCACCGCGAGGCGGAGCGGCTCGGCCGGCCGGATCCGGGGCTCGACGCCTCCGCGCTCGAGGCGCTGGCGGCGCACCCATGGCCCGGCAACGTCCGCGAGCTCGAGCAGCTCCTGCGGCGGGCGCTCGTCGTCGATGACGAGACCGGGCCGCTCACCGCCGACCGGCTCTTCGGGGGCGCTGCGCCTTTGCCGCAGCCGATCGTCGCGCGGCGGGGCAAGATCGCGGCCGGCGCCGAGGCCGCGGAGCGGGACCGCTACGTCGAGGCGCTCGAGGCGAGCCAGTGGAACCGCAGCCTCGCGGCGCAGAAGCTCGGCGTCCCGCGGCGCACGTTCTACCGCCGCCTCGAGACGCTCGGGCTGCTGAAGGGGAAGTGA
- a CDS encoding TylF/MycF family methyltransferase, with the protein MMRSSIARKLLEWIYRDRRYPAPEMIVMKNQRRRMLDFGDYDDYVRVSTLEVISHEIHGRDVPGACAELGVYRGEFARLVNELFLDRKLYLFDTFTGFDPAELEYEGRFGFHNPTKDFKDTDVETALAAMPHPELCVVEKGRFPETAAGIDEIFCFVSIDVDLFTPTLAGLSYFYPRLSPGGFLMVHDYNNHRNYPGPRAAVEEFCLKGEVAIPFVPLCDLYGSVVLRK; encoded by the coding sequence ATGATGAGAAGCTCCATCGCGAGGAAGCTGCTGGAATGGATCTACCGGGACCGGCGCTACCCGGCGCCCGAGATGATCGTCATGAAGAACCAGCGCCGGAGGATGCTCGACTTCGGCGACTACGACGACTACGTGCGGGTCTCGACGCTCGAGGTGATCAGCCACGAAATCCACGGCCGAGACGTGCCCGGCGCGTGCGCGGAGCTCGGCGTGTACCGCGGCGAGTTCGCGCGGCTCGTGAACGAGCTGTTCCTCGACCGGAAGCTGTACCTCTTCGACACGTTCACGGGCTTCGACCCCGCGGAGCTGGAATACGAGGGGAGATTCGGATTCCACAACCCGACGAAGGACTTCAAGGACACGGACGTCGAGACCGCCCTCGCCGCCATGCCGCACCCCGAGCTCTGCGTCGTGGAGAAAGGGCGCTTCCCCGAAACGGCGGCGGGGATCGACGAGATCTTCTGTTTCGTCTCCATCGATGTCGATCTGTTCACCCCGACGCTCGCGGGGCTGAGCTACTTCTATCCGAGGCTATCGCCCGGGGGTTTCCTGATGGTGCACGACTACAACAACCACAGGAACTATCCCGGCCCCCGCGCCGCGGTCGAGGAGTTCTGCCTGAAGGGAGAGGTCGCGATCCCGTTCGTGCCGCTGTGCGATCTGTACGGGAGCGTCGTCCTGCGGAAGTAG
- a CDS encoding PilZ domain-containing protein gives MLRRFEMRRAVARPIEVIASAWDEPVVLATTDMSPRGAYVASELLPNLGEKVVCAFDLGKDRAFDFFGEIVRVNLLRRRSDRGRPGFGVRFLDARPLDRIRIREALRNTPPPLPVMRRVPRSGTILAPPPRPRSFAGLWTPPRLPTFF, from the coding sequence ATGTTGAGACGTTTCGAGATGCGGCGCGCCGTGGCGCGACCCATCGAGGTGATCGCGTCGGCGTGGGACGAGCCTGTCGTGCTCGCCACCACGGACATGAGTCCGCGCGGGGCGTACGTCGCGAGCGAGCTCTTGCCCAACCTCGGCGAGAAGGTGGTCTGCGCGTTCGACCTCGGCAAGGATCGCGCGTTCGATTTCTTCGGCGAGATCGTGCGCGTGAACCTCCTGCGGCGGCGCTCGGATCGCGGGCGGCCCGGGTTCGGCGTGCGCTTCCTCGACGCGCGGCCGCTCGACCGGATCCGGATCCGGGAGGCGCTCCGGAACACGCCGCCGCCGCTGCCCGTGATGCGGCGCGTCCCGCGCTCGGGGACGATCCTGGCGCCGCCGCCACGGCCGCGCAGCTTCGCGGGGCTCTGGACGCCGCCGCGCCTGCCGACGTTCTTCTGA